The window AGTCGTTTATATAGCCCTTTCTCAACTCTTTTACATAGTTTGCTTCAAGAGGCGAGTATGTTTTAAATTTTTTTGAAAGAAAAAATGCCGTAAAATTTTTTTCGCATATTTCTTTTAGTGCAATCATATCATCATAATCCGAAACACAGCATAAAAGAGCCTTGTTTTCGATTAAAAGAGCGTTTCTGCTTTGTAAATATTTTGCCGTATTTTTTCCCATATCTTTATATGATATACTGAAAATATTTTCACCCGCTATTTGTGCAAAATCTTCCAAAAAAGCCGGAATAAGTTTTTCTTTATCGATAAAGTTTTTTACGTTAATTTTTTTTAAAAGGTAAGCCGAAGCGGGCAGGTCCGAAGGTTCTATAAAATTTATTTCAGGGTACGAATCGTATATTTTTTGATATATTAAAGGCTTAATCGTATCGCTCCGTTTACTTATCGGAAAGGAATTGTCAAGATGTTTTTCTTTATAATCATTTGGAAAATTTGTATAAAATTCGGCAAATTCGGGCAGTTCCGAAAATATAAAATTACGGCAAATATTTTCTAAGGTTTGCGCTCTTAAAAAAGCTTCTTTAAGGGTTTCCCCGACACAAACGGCTCCGTGATACGGCATAAGAACCGCTCCTTCATTTCCTAAACATTCTGCGACATTAAAAGCAAGTTCTTTTGAGCCTGACGGAGCATATTCTGCACATGGAATAAAATTCTTTAGAAGTCTTTTTGCTTTATTGTCTTTTACGGGAATTGAATTTAAACA is drawn from Treponema pedis and contains these coding sequences:
- a CDS encoding class II aldolase/adducin family protein; translated protein: MTATDAKLTVIKMGKKLLHTGLTIRTWGNVSVRIDNDNFAITPSGCGYENLKPDNIVLLNINTPDLFGSVRPSSERLLHAEIYKKKSSIRFIIHTHQKFASAAAGCLNSIPVKDNKAKRLLKNFIPCAEYAPSGSKELAFNVAECLGNEGAVLMPYHGAVCVGETLKEAFLRAQTLENICRNFIFSELPEFAEFYTNFPNDYKEKHLDNSFPISKRSDTIKPLIYQKIYDSYPEINFIEPSDLPASAYLLKKINVKNFIDKEKLIPAFLEDFAQIAGENIFSISYKDMGKNTAKYLQSRNALLIENKALLCCVSDYDDMIALKEICEKNFTAFFLSKKFKTYSPLEANYVKELRKGYINDYSKRGM